The Fervidobacterium thailandense genome window below encodes:
- the cas2 gene encoding CRISPR-associated endonuclease Cas2, translating into MYIIMAYDVNEKRVAKVLKIARKYLTWIQNSLLEGEITESKFERLKAELSKIIDESEDSVVFYKFGSEKLFQKEFMGEKLGPKLFM; encoded by the coding sequence ATGTACATAATAATGGCCTATGATGTTAACGAAAAAAGAGTCGCGAAAGTTCTAAAGATCGCAAGAAAATATTTAACTTGGATCCAAAACTCGCTGCTTGAAGGAGAAATCACCGAAAGCAAGTTCGAAAGACTAAAGGCAGAACTCTCAAAGATTATAGACGAATCGGAAGATTCTGTAGTTTTCTATAAGTTTGGAAGTGAAAAATTATTTCAGAAAGAATTCATGGGAGAAAAGCTTGGACCGAAGTTATTCATGTAA